A stretch of Deltaproteobacteria bacterium DNA encodes these proteins:
- the ruvC gene encoding crossover junction endodeoxyribonuclease RuvC, translating to MKVLGIDPGTKVTGYGAVEKNRDGISSILYGEIKIGRGESCSASLQGIYDGLCRVVDDVRPDAIAIEDIFYGKNIKSLIKQGQARGVAILIAPMRGIPIYEYTPLEIKKAVVGYGRAEKSQVQFMVRAILNLTELPPADAADALAVAICHAHFSKSEAL from the coding sequence GTGAAAGTTCTGGGTATAGACCCGGGAACGAAAGTAACGGGCTACGGGGCGGTCGAAAAGAACAGGGATGGAATTTCCAGTATTCTCTATGGCGAAATAAAGATCGGGAGGGGCGAATCATGCTCGGCGTCCCTTCAAGGCATCTATGACGGGCTCTGCAGGGTTGTGGATGATGTCAGACCCGATGCCATAGCGATAGAAGACATATTCTACGGGAAGAACATCAAAAGCCTCATTAAACAGGGGCAGGCCCGGGGGGTCGCGATACTCATCGCGCCCATGAGGGGCATCCCCATATACGAGTACACACCGCTGGAAATAAAAAAGGCTGTTGTCGGTTACGGCCGTGCCGAAAAGAGCCAGGTTCAGTTCATGGTCAGGGCGATCCTCAATCTTACCGAACTTCCACCCGCCGATGCAGCGGACGCCCTCGCCGTCGCAATCTGTCATGCACATTTTTCAAAGTCGGAAGCACTGTAA